The following proteins are encoded in a genomic region of Phaeodactylum tricornutum CCAP 1055/1 chromosome 1, whole genome shotgun sequence:
- the ZEP2 gene encoding precursor of protein zeaxanthin epoxidase-like protein (expressed gene with similarity to zeaxanthin epoxidase, putatively involved in xanthophyll cycling), protein MGLSFLSLCAVLTASSAMAFVTTRSPACNDVTRSLHRINTRHMTYPFYPASSLRISTRVASTAVPPEDVAFDKLSLPAREGRPLKIAIAGGGVGGLTTALCMLKKGFDVTVYEKTAAFARFGGPIQFASNALSVLKEIDETLFERVMDKFTFTGTRTCGIKDGLRADGSFRMTEDRLDYLWNPDAPADWFVKFPLKQCADLFGLPYTGVIDRPDLQEILIDECRKLKPDFLINGNPVVGYEDLGKGQGVTINLNDQTTASADVLVGSDGIWSAVRDQMYKEGGVKSTSANKKKRQGCDYSGYTVFAGETILKTPDYYATGYKVYIGPKRYFVTSDVGDGRIQWYAFFALPPGTKKAPSGWGGSTRDGQTDPEENLVDYVKGLHEGWSDEVMMVLDSTSPDSVEQRDLYDRAPELFRSWANGNVVLIGDAVHAMMPNLGQGGCQAIEDAYVLTETLANTRTTEKLQDALQEYYRKRIVRVSIVQFLSKLASDLIINAFDTPWSPHDNLGKSWKSYLTFFWKPILQFAIFPMQFAYLYSYYPTGNMGDLPAKLEAIWKEKHKTDAEAVFEQASKEGFVMEHEASFFKKAEVELSPTALAATKEELS, encoded by the exons ATGGGTCTTTCGTTTCTATCATTATGCGCCGTGctgacggcgtcgtccgcAATGGCCTTTGTCACCACCCGATCACCGGCTTGCAACGACGTGACTCGATCACTGCATAGAATCAATACAAGGCACATGACCTACCCATTTTACCCGGCATCCTCTCTCCGTATCTCCACGCGCGTTGCGAGCACGGCGGTTCCTCCGGAAGACGTTGCCTTTGACAAGCTAAGTTTACCCGCTCGCGAGGGCCGGCCTCTGAAGATTGCTATTGCCGGCGGTGGGGTAGGCGGTTTGACGACCGCTCTCTGCATGTTGAAAAAGGGTTTCGACGTGACGGTGTACGAGAAGACTGCCGCCTTTGCCCGCTTTGGGGGACCCATCCAGTTTGCCTCCAACGCCTTGTCAGTCCTGAAAGAAATCGACGAAACCCTCTTTGAGCGTGTCATGGACAAGTTCACTTTCACCGGAACACGAACCTGTGGGATCAAGGACGGTTTGCGAGCGGATGGAAGCTTCCGGATGACGGAAGATCGTCTGGATTATTTGTGGAATCCGGATGCTCCGGCCGATTGGTTCGTCAAATTTCCGCTCAAA CAATGCGCCGATTTGTTCGGTTTACCCTACACGGGTGTCATTGACCGTCCCGATTTACAAGAAATTCTCATTGACGAATGCCGCAAACTTAAACCCGACTTTCTCATCAACGGCAATCCCGTCGTAGGTTACGAAGACTTAGGCAAAGGCCAAGGTGTGACAATCAATTTAAACGATCAGACAACTGCGTCCGCCGATGTTCTAGTAGGATCGGACGGAATTTGGTCAGCCGTACGTGACCAAATGTACAAGGAAGGTGGTGTCAAATCTACCAGTGccaacaagaagaaacggCAGGGATGCGACTATTCCGGATACACCGTCTTTGCGGGAGAAACAATCCTCAAGACCCCGGACTACTATGCAACTGGATACAAGGTATACATCGGACCCAAGCGGTACTTTGTTACGAGTGATGTCGGTGATGGCCGCATTCAGTGGTACGCCTTCTTTGCGCTACCTCCCGGAACCAAAAAAGCTCCCAGCGGTTGGGGTGGCTCCACTCGTGACGGACAGACGGATCCGGAGGAGAATCTGGTAGACTACGTCAAGGGCTTGCATGAAGGATGGAGCGATGAAGTCATGATGGTTTTGGACTCGACGTCACCAGACAGTGTGGAACAACGTGACTTGTACGATCGGGCGCCCGAATTATTTCGCAGTTGGGCGAATGGCAACGTCGTACTCATTGGTGATGCAGTACACGCCATGATGCCAAACTTGGGTCAAGGAGGTTGCCAGGCAATTGAAGACGCCTACGTCTTGACGGAAACTTTGGCGAACACACGCACCACAGAAAAGCTGCAAGATGCATTACAAGAGTACTACCGCAAGCGCATCGTACGAGTGAGTATTGTGCAGTTTCTGAGTAAGCTGGCTAGCGACTTGATCATCAACGCGTTTGACACCCCCTGGAGTCCACACGACAACCTCGGAAAGTCCTGGAAATCCTACTTGacattcttttggaagccTATCTTGCAGTTCGCCATTTTTCCAATGCAGTTCGCCTATCTTTATTCCTACTATCCGACGGGGAATATGGGTGATCTTCCGGCCAAATTAGAAGCAATTTGGAAAGAGAAGCACAAAACAGATGCCGAAGCTGTGTTTGAGCAAGCATCCAAGGAAGGCTTTGTCATGGAACACGAAGcgtcctttttcaaaaaagcgGAAGTAGAATTGTCCCCAACAGCTTTGGCAGCTACGAAAGAAGAACTAAGCTAG
- a CDS encoding predicted protein, giving the protein MTLYKKTVLFWWCTFCIGWRGAWSLASPIYQLRRPGARLPPTPKSKLRRDYSSLNDSFLSANAKRRHGRKRYGPLQTFARSFWKGVTLPFPALRRVVLIPGTQRKKGTRGNISVGLTLREGFLAVTAYLAVGVLAYSVVLEKWSLVDAMYFTCVCFSTVGYGDLCPTNTASKAFTCIFGLGGIAFLGTAVATIGSSLLQAEVDAIAKAREKSKVRLMKVFENMPKKLNHFRTQSRETQKRVLKDAGKSRKKRRRFYEGLIFGSVEELEGRNRMQSILNMVIRVVPSLSIIFGGGAAMKVLNKGWSWTESIYYSLVTASTIGFGDLSPQTRHARMFAILYIPLAVAAAGDLLSGIALSLVQRRQREVYEQQLERDLTIEHLHLMDADGDGKITREEYVQFMLIEMGRVDQKELDELYHQFERLDVTRSGYLDNDDLKLMAKLRGAKVKG; this is encoded by the exons ATGACACTATACAAGAAAACCGTTCTGTTCTGGTGGTGTACTTTTTGCATTGGTTGGCGAGGAGCTTGGTCGTTAGCGTCACCTATCTATCAGCTGCGAAGGCCGGGCGCTCGCCTTCCTCCGACGCCAAAATCAAAGCTACGGCGAGATTACAGTTCATTGAATGATTCTTTCCTTTCCGCTAATGCAAAAAGGCGACATGGACGTAAGAGGTATGGCCCATTGCAAACCTTTGCTCGCAGTTTTTGGAAGGGTGTCACGTTGCCCTTCCCCGCTTTACGTCGAGTCGTGTTGATCCCCGGTACCCAACGCAAAAAAGGAACTCGAGGAAACATTTCCGTGGGATTAACACTGCGGGAAGGGTTCTTGGCCGTCACAGCCTACCTGGCTGTTGGAGTGCTAGCATATTCGGTGGTACTGGAAAAATGGTCGCTCGTGGATGCTATGTACTTTACCTGTGTGTGTTTCAGCACCGTCGGATACGGTGATTTGTGCCCCACTAATACGGCCTCCAAAGCCTTTACATGTATTTTTGGATTGGGTGGGATAGCATTCCTGGGAACCGCTGTGGCAACGATTGGGTCTAGTCTTCTCCAGGCCGAAGTGGACGCCATTGCCAAAGCACGCGAAAAAAGCAAGGTGCGTCTCATGAAGGTCTTCGAAAACATGCCCAAAAAGCTGAACCACTTTCGAACACAATCGCGAGAAACGCAAAAGCGTGTACTTAAGGACGCTGGCAAAAGCAGAAAAAAAAGAAGGCGCTTCTATGAAGGGTTAATTTTTGGATCTGTCGAAGAATTAGAAGGTAGAAACAGGATGCAATCAATTCTAAACATGGTGATCCGAGTGGTTCCCTCTCTTTCTATCATCTTCGGAGGAGGTGCCGCCATGAAGGTTCTGAATAAAGGTTGGTCATGGACAGAGTCTATTTACTATTCGTTGGTCACGG CGTCAACGATCGGATTCGGAGACTTGTCACCACAAACCCGCCACGCCCGAATGTTTGCTATTCTGTACATTCCCTTAGCTGTAGCAGCGGCTGGTGATTTACTTTCAGGGATTGCGTTATCGTTGGTGCAACGTCGGCAACGCGAAGTTTACGAGCAACAGTTGGAACGAGATTTGACGATTGAACACCTGCATCTAATGGACGCCGATGGTGACGGAAAGATAACACGCGAAGAGTACGTCCAATTTATGTTGATTGAAATGGGCCGCGTTGATCAGAAAGAGCTAGACGAGCTGTATCATCAATTTGAGCGATTGGACGTCACCCGATCCGGATACCTTGACAATGACGATCTTAAGCTAATGGCGAAACTTCGTGGAGCGAAGGTAAAGGGGTAA